A genome region from Brachymonas denitrificans includes the following:
- the ypfJ gene encoding KPN_02809 family neutral zinc metallopeptidase, which produces MKWEGNRQSDNVEDRRGQGGGGFGGMLGGRSIGIGTIVLALVGSMIFGVNPLTIINVLSGMGGSAPVTQSAPAPAPPKEDPVAAFVSTVLADTEDVWTDLFRQSGASYVKPKLVLYSGRTATACGTGQAAMGPFYCPGDQKVYLDLDFFNTLKRDLGASGEFAEAYVIAHEVGHHVQNLMGITDKVDSMRGRVSERQMNALSVRVELQADCLAGVWANHADRARHILEQGDIERAMDAAAKIGDDALQKRSQGYAVPDSFTHGSSAQRVRWFNTGLQTGSVKACDTFNASNL; this is translated from the coding sequence ATGAAATGGGAAGGCAATCGACAGTCCGATAACGTGGAAGACCGCCGCGGCCAGGGCGGGGGCGGCTTCGGCGGCATGCTGGGCGGGCGCAGCATCGGCATTGGCACCATTGTGCTGGCGCTGGTCGGCAGCATGATCTTCGGGGTGAATCCGCTCACCATCATCAACGTGCTTTCCGGCATGGGCGGTTCTGCTCCGGTCACCCAGAGCGCACCCGCACCGGCTCCGCCGAAGGAGGATCCGGTTGCCGCCTTCGTCTCCACCGTGCTGGCCGATACCGAAGACGTCTGGACCGACCTGTTCCGCCAGAGCGGCGCCAGCTACGTAAAGCCCAAGCTGGTGCTGTACAGCGGCCGCACCGCCACCGCCTGCGGTACCGGCCAGGCGGCCATGGGCCCGTTCTACTGCCCGGGTGACCAGAAGGTCTACCTGGATCTGGATTTTTTCAACACCCTCAAGCGTGACCTGGGCGCCAGCGGCGAGTTTGCCGAGGCCTACGTGATCGCGCACGAGGTGGGCCACCACGTGCAGAACCTGATGGGCATCACCGACAAGGTCGACTCCATGCGCGGCCGCGTGAGCGAACGCCAGATGAACGCGCTGAGCGTGCGCGTGGAACTGCAGGCCGACTGTCTGGCAGGCGTCTGGGCCAACCATGCCGACCGTGCGCGCCATATTCTGGAGCAGGGCGATATCGAACGCGCGATGGACGCCGCGGCGAAAATCGGCGATGATGCACTGCAAAAGCGCAGCCAGGGTTATGCCGTACCAGACAGTTTCACCCACGGTTCCAGCGCGCAGCGCGTGCGCTGGTTCAATACGGGCCTGCAAACCGGCTCCGTCAAGGCTTGCGATACCTTTAACGCCAGCAACCTGTAA
- a CDS encoding delta(1)-pyrroline-2-carboxylate reductase family protein: MNNTELALPYPALADEIAVLLADASVSVPPRIVAPLHGGGSLFVMPGSDTRVAMTKVISFTPANVGTARPTIQGDVLVLDVATGERRLMLDGPTVTARRTAAVSLLAAQRLAPNPDGPVLIVGAGVQGKAHLDAFAAGLGSRRFRIASRSAASAQALASHAHLHGLEAEVVTDPNAALDECPLVVTCTPASQAVLHATPRKDVFVAAVGAFTPAMVELSPGFCQHFAAHGRIVVDTPEAEHEAGDLLQAGLEVAGMPTLTDVVCRGSATQKDLPVLFKSCGWAGWDLAAARLAMRVAASAQ; the protein is encoded by the coding sequence ATGAACAATACCGAACTCGCACTCCCCTACCCCGCCCTCGCCGACGAAATTGCCGTCCTGCTGGCCGATGCCAGCGTGAGCGTGCCGCCGCGCATCGTGGCGCCGCTGCATGGGGGCGGTTCGCTGTTCGTGATGCCGGGATCGGATACGCGCGTGGCCATGACCAAGGTGATCAGCTTCACGCCGGCCAATGTCGGTACGGCGCGGCCCACCATCCAGGGCGATGTGCTGGTGCTGGATGTGGCAACGGGCGAACGCCGGCTGATGCTGGACGGCCCCACCGTGACGGCACGACGCACGGCAGCCGTCTCGCTGCTGGCAGCGCAGCGCCTGGCACCCAATCCCGACGGGCCGGTGCTGATCGTGGGAGCGGGTGTGCAGGGCAAGGCGCATCTGGATGCGTTTGCCGCGGGACTGGGCAGCCGCCGCTTCCGCATCGCGTCGCGCTCCGCCGCCAGCGCGCAGGCCCTTGCCTCGCATGCGCACCTGCATGGACTGGAAGCAGAAGTGGTGACGGACCCGAACGCCGCGCTCGACGAGTGCCCGCTGGTGGTGACCTGCACGCCGGCGAGTCAGGCAGTGCTGCACGCCACGCCGCGCAAGGATGTGTTTGTTGCCGCCGTGGGTGCCTTCACGCCGGCGATGGTGGAACTCAGCCCGGGGTTCTGCCAGCATTTTGCCGCGCACGGACGCATCGTGGTGGATACGCCCGAGGCAGAGCACGAGGCGGGCGATCTGCTGCAGGCCGGGCTGGAGGTGGCCGGCATGCCGACGCTGACCGATGTGGTGTGCCGCGGCAGTGCCACACAGAAGGATCTGCCGGTGCTGTTCAAGAGCTGCGGCTGGGCCGGATGGGATCTGGCCGCGGCGCGGCTGGCCATGCGCGTGGCCGCGTCCGCGCAGTAA
- the dcd gene encoding dCTP deaminase, which yields MSIKSDKWIRRMAEQHGMIEPFEPNQVRFSPEGHKIVSYGTSSYGYDIRCAPEFKVFTNIHSTVVDPKNFDEKSFVDIHSDVCIIPPNSFALARTVEYFRIPRNVLTVCLGKSTYARCGIIVNVTPFEPEWEGYVTLEFSNTTPLPAKIYAGEGCAQVLFFESDEVCETSYKDRGGKYQGQVGVTLPKT from the coding sequence ATGAGTATCAAGAGCGACAAGTGGATTCGCCGCATGGCCGAACAGCACGGCATGATCGAGCCATTCGAACCGAACCAGGTCCGTTTTTCGCCCGAGGGGCACAAGATCGTCAGCTACGGCACCAGCAGCTACGGCTACGACATCCGCTGCGCCCCCGAGTTCAAGGTGTTCACCAACATCCACAGCACGGTGGTCGACCCCAAGAACTTCGACGAGAAGAGCTTTGTCGACATCCACAGCGATGTCTGCATCATTCCGCCCAACAGCTTCGCGCTGGCGCGCACGGTCGAGTATTTCCGCATTCCGCGCAACGTGCTGACGGTGTGCCTGGGCAAGAGCACCTATGCCCGCTGCGGCATCATCGTCAACGTCACGCCGTTCGAGCCCGAGTGGGAAGGCTACGTGACGCTCGAATTCAGCAACACCACGCCGCTGCCTGCCAAGATCTACGCGGGCGAGGGCTGTGCGCAGGTGCTGTTCTTCGAAAGCGACGAAGTCTGCGAAACCAGCTACAAGGACCGCGGCGGCAAATACCAGGGCCAGGTTGGCGTCACGCTGCCCAAAACCTGA
- a CDS encoding c-type cytochrome: MKLTTISSIAVAAGLLFGVVQGAQASEALARSKNCLSCHTVDKRVVGPSYKDIAARYKGKSAEAALVQKIREGGSGSFGAVPMPPNPNVSEADARTLAKWILSF; encoded by the coding sequence ATGAAACTCACCACCATCTCCAGCATCGCTGTCGCAGCGGGCCTGCTGTTCGGCGTGGTTCAGGGCGCCCAGGCGTCCGAGGCGCTGGCACGCTCCAAGAACTGCCTGAGCTGCCACACCGTCGACAAGCGCGTGGTCGGCCCGTCCTACAAGGACATTGCCGCCCGCTACAAGGGCAAGTCGGCCGAGGCCGCCCTGGTGCAGAAAATCCGCGAAGGCGGCTCCGGCAGCTTCGGCGCCGTGCCCATGCCGCCCAACCCCAACGTGAGCGAGGCCGATGCCCGCACACTGGCGAAGTGGATTCTGTCGTTCTGA
- a CDS encoding BMP family ABC transporter substrate-binding protein, whose translation MYKNLAATLLAALAMSAVPGVSAQTSGSSPSTPVRAAWMYVTPVTDAGWTRQHDDARLQVERALGNSVRTTHVASVAEGPDAERVLRDLARQGNQIIFTTSFGYMEPAMKVAREFPQVKFEVLTGYRQAPNIATANARYYEGRYLAGIAAGRVTKSNLAGYVVGFPIPEVLQGINAFTQGMRSVNPKAQVRVIWLNEWFNPSREREAATLLMDQGADVLAFHTGSTAVPVAAQQRGRWVIGYHSDMRRYAPDHQLLSISHLWGDYEVSRIKALQQGSWKSQNVWNGVRQGAIRVGDFGRKVPAAVQQEVLRRQQELAVGKLQPFAGPITDREGKLRVPAGQTLSDAQVLSMNWLAQGVQAPPLGK comes from the coding sequence ATGTATAAAAACCTCGCGGCCACACTGCTGGCCGCTTTGGCCATGTCCGCCGTACCCGGCGTCTCCGCCCAGACCTCCGGGTCTTCTCCCTCCACCCCTGTTCGTGCTGCCTGGATGTACGTCACTCCCGTGACCGATGCCGGCTGGACACGCCAGCATGACGATGCCCGCCTGCAGGTGGAACGCGCGCTGGGCAACAGCGTGCGCACCACCCATGTCGCCAGCGTGGCCGAAGGCCCGGATGCCGAGCGCGTGCTGCGCGATCTGGCGCGCCAGGGCAACCAGATCATCTTCACCACCAGCTTCGGCTACATGGAACCGGCCATGAAAGTGGCGCGCGAATTTCCGCAGGTGAAGTTCGAGGTGCTGACCGGCTACCGCCAGGCGCCCAACATCGCCACGGCCAATGCCCGCTACTACGAGGGCCGCTATCTCGCCGGCATCGCCGCCGGCCGCGTCACCAAGTCGAACCTGGCCGGCTACGTGGTCGGCTTCCCGATTCCCGAGGTGCTGCAGGGCATCAATGCCTTCACGCAGGGCATGCGCTCGGTCAATCCGAAAGCCCAGGTGCGCGTGATCTGGCTCAACGAATGGTTCAACCCCTCGCGCGAGCGCGAAGCTGCCACGCTGTTGATGGACCAGGGCGCCGACGTGCTGGCTTTCCATACCGGCTCCACTGCCGTGCCGGTGGCGGCGCAGCAGCGCGGCCGCTGGGTCATCGGCTACCACTCCGACATGCGCCGCTACGCGCCCGACCATCAGTTGCTGTCCATCTCGCACCTGTGGGGCGACTACGAGGTCTCGCGCATCAAGGCCCTGCAGCAGGGCAGCTGGAAGAGCCAGAACGTCTGGAACGGCGTGCGCCAGGGCGCGATCCGCGTGGGCGATTTCGGCCGCAAGGTGCCTGCTGCCGTACAGCAGGAAGTGCTGCGCCGCCAGCAGGAGCTGGCCGTTGGCAAGCTGCAGCCGTTCGCCGGCCCCATCACCGATCGCGAGGGCAAGCTGCGCGTACCCGCCGGCCAGACGCTGAGCGATGCCCAGGTGCTGTCCATGAACTGGCTGGCACAGGGCGTGCAGGCGCCGCCGCTGGGCAAGTAA
- a CDS encoding BMP family ABC transporter substrate-binding protein: protein MIDFSKRTALRAAAFTAAAFTLAACGQKDAPATGASAAPAASASAPATAGKGPLKIAFAYIGPVGDGGWTFAHDNARKAVEKEFGDKVQTSFVEKVPESSDAERVLRDMASQGNQLIFGTTFGYMESMVKVARDFPDARFEHATGYKTAANLSTYDSRTYEGAYMAGVIAGKMTQSNVLGVVASVPIPEVLRNINSFTLGAQSVNPAITTKVVWVNEWFNPPKETEAATALINGGADILMQNTDSSAVLQTAEKMGKRGFGWDSDMTQYGPKAHLGSAVINWGPYYIKTVRDVLDGKWQSGESWWGVKEGAIDLVSLAADVPADAKAKLDEVRAGLRDGSFHIWKGPVLDQSGKELLAKDQVADDKFLRGINFYVKGIEGQVPGAK, encoded by the coding sequence ATGATCGATTTTTCCAAGCGCACCGCACTGCGCGCCGCTGCGTTCACCGCGGCTGCCTTCACCCTGGCCGCCTGTGGCCAGAAGGACGCACCGGCCACCGGCGCCTCCGCGGCACCGGCCGCCAGCGCGTCCGCCCCGGCAACGGCCGGCAAGGGCCCGCTGAAGATTGCCTTTGCCTACATTGGCCCGGTGGGCGATGGCGGCTGGACCTTCGCGCACGACAATGCCCGCAAGGCCGTCGAGAAGGAATTCGGCGACAAGGTGCAGACCAGCTTCGTCGAGAAAGTGCCCGAATCCTCTGACGCCGAGCGCGTGCTGCGCGACATGGCGTCGCAAGGCAATCAGCTGATTTTCGGCACCACCTTCGGCTACATGGAGTCCATGGTCAAGGTCGCGCGCGACTTCCCGGATGCCAGGTTCGAGCACGCCACCGGCTACAAGACCGCTGCCAACCTCTCCACCTACGACAGCCGCACTTACGAAGGCGCCTACATGGCTGGCGTGATCGCCGGCAAGATGACCCAGAGCAACGTGCTTGGCGTCGTCGCTTCGGTGCCGATCCCCGAAGTGCTGCGCAACATCAACAGCTTCACGCTGGGCGCGCAGAGCGTCAACCCGGCCATCACCACCAAGGTCGTCTGGGTGAACGAATGGTTCAATCCGCCAAAGGAAACCGAGGCGGCCACAGCCCTGATCAACGGCGGCGCCGACATCCTGATGCAGAACACCGACTCGTCCGCCGTGCTGCAGACTGCCGAAAAAATGGGCAAGCGCGGCTTCGGCTGGGATTCCGACATGACGCAATACGGTCCCAAGGCGCACCTGGGCTCGGCCGTGATCAACTGGGGCCCGTACTACATCAAGACCGTGCGCGACGTGCTGGATGGCAAATGGCAGAGCGGTGAATCCTGGTGGGGCGTGAAGGAAGGTGCCATCGACCTGGTCTCGCTGGCCGCCGATGTGCCTGCCGATGCCAAGGCCAAGCTGGACGAAGTGCGCGCCGGCCTGAGGGACGGCAGCTTCCACATCTGGAAAGGCCCTGTGCTGGATCAGTCCGGCAAGGAACTGCTGGCCAAGGACCAGGTCGCCGATGACAAGTTCCTGCGCGGCATCAACTTCTACGTGAAGGGCATCGAAGGCCAGGTGCCGGGTGCCAAGTAA
- a CDS encoding ABC transporter permease, translating into MEQSALLVASMLSAGTVLALASLGLLINEKAGVVNLGAEGMMLCAALAGFATVVHTGNDWVGFAAGMIAGGLLAAALGYLVIWLNTNQFATGLALSLFGAGFSAFAGTGYVQASLPARAQHAVPLLSDLPWIGTALFRQHPVVYLSVALAFGLLWFFYRTRTGLVVRSVGEAPESAHALGYPVRRIRLAAIVAGGMLCGLAGAFLSVVYTPLWVEGMVAGKGWIALALTTFATWRPLRVLLGAWLFGGVTMLQFWLQSQGVDMPSQLLTMLPYVATIVVLALISRNPTWIRINMPAALGKPFHPGG; encoded by the coding sequence ATGGAACAGTCCGCACTGCTCGTCGCTTCCATGCTCAGCGCCGGCACCGTGCTGGCACTGGCTTCGCTCGGTCTGCTGATCAATGAAAAGGCCGGGGTGGTCAACCTCGGTGCCGAAGGCATGATGCTGTGCGCCGCGCTGGCGGGCTTTGCCACCGTGGTGCATACCGGCAACGACTGGGTCGGCTTTGCCGCCGGCATGATTGCCGGCGGCCTGCTCGCCGCTGCGCTGGGCTATCTGGTGATCTGGCTCAATACCAACCAGTTTGCTACCGGACTGGCGCTGTCGCTGTTCGGCGCCGGCTTCTCGGCCTTTGCCGGCACCGGCTACGTGCAGGCCAGCCTGCCGGCGCGCGCCCAGCATGCCGTGCCGCTGCTGTCCGATCTGCCCTGGATCGGCACCGCGCTGTTCCGCCAGCATCCGGTGGTGTATCTGTCGGTGGCGCTGGCGTTCGGCCTGCTGTGGTTTTTCTACCGCACGCGCACCGGTCTGGTGGTGCGCAGCGTGGGCGAGGCGCCCGAATCGGCGCACGCACTGGGCTATCCGGTGCGCCGCATCCGCCTGGCTGCCATCGTCGCCGGCGGCATGCTGTGTGGGCTGGCCGGGGCATTCCTGTCGGTCGTCTACACGCCGCTGTGGGTGGAAGGCATGGTCGCCGGCAAGGGCTGGATCGCGCTGGCGCTCACCACCTTCGCCACCTGGCGTCCGCTGCGCGTGCTGCTGGGCGCCTGGCTGTTTGGCGGCGTTACCATGCTGCAGTTCTGGCTGCAGAGCCAGGGCGTGGACATGCCCAGCCAGCTGCTCACCATGTTGCCCTATGTCGCCACCATCGTCGTGCTGGCGCTGATCTCGCGCAATCCGACATGGATTCGCATTAATATGCCGGCAGCACTCGGCAAGCCGTTCCATCCGGGCGGCTGA
- a CDS encoding ABC transporter permease has product MKALQLVPRARPSRFWSYASPVLALALTVLIGVLLFILLGKDPVQGLNVFFVEPLKNAYAIGELMVKATPLLIIALGLAVCFRSNVWNIGAEGQFILGAVTAGGVALMADAQTGRWIVLAVLAAGVLGGMAWAGIVALLRDRFHANEILVSLMLVYVAEQVLGYLVYGPWKDPMGYNFPQTRMFEAVTAIPLLMEGSRVSAGLLIALLGAGLLWIFLFRTISGFAQQVGGLAPAAARFAGFSSRRALWTALLISGGAAGLAGALEVAGPLGQLTPHVPAGYGFAAIIVAFVGRLHPFGMVLSAILMSMFYIGGELAQSRLGLPKSITGVFQGLLLFTLLACDTWIHYRLQWLRPQAAAKGGA; this is encoded by the coding sequence ATGAAGGCCTTGCAACTCGTGCCGCGCGCGCGGCCCTCGCGTTTCTGGAGCTACGCTTCGCCCGTGCTGGCGCTGGCCCTGACGGTGCTGATCGGCGTGCTGCTGTTCATCCTGCTGGGCAAGGATCCGGTGCAGGGCCTGAATGTGTTCTTTGTCGAGCCGCTCAAGAACGCCTATGCCATCGGCGAGCTGATGGTCAAGGCCACGCCGCTGCTGATCATCGCACTGGGCCTGGCGGTGTGCTTCCGCTCCAACGTCTGGAACATCGGGGCGGAAGGGCAGTTCATTCTCGGTGCCGTCACGGCCGGTGGCGTGGCGCTGATGGCCGATGCGCAGACCGGCCGCTGGATCGTGCTGGCCGTGCTGGCGGCCGGCGTGCTGGGCGGCATGGCCTGGGCCGGCATCGTGGCGCTGTTGCGCGACCGCTTCCATGCCAACGAAATCCTGGTCAGCCTGATGCTGGTCTACGTGGCCGAGCAGGTGCTGGGCTATCTCGTCTATGGCCCTTGGAAGGATCCCATGGGCTACAACTTCCCGCAGACGCGCATGTTCGAGGCCGTGACTGCGATTCCGCTCCTGATGGAAGGCTCGCGCGTGTCGGCGGGCCTGCTGATTGCGCTGCTGGGCGCCGGGCTGCTGTGGATTTTCCTGTTCCGCACCATTTCCGGCTTTGCCCAGCAGGTCGGCGGACTGGCTCCGGCTGCCGCACGCTTTGCCGGATTTTCCTCGCGTCGCGCGCTGTGGACGGCACTGCTGATTTCCGGCGGTGCCGCCGGCCTGGCCGGTGCCCTGGAAGTGGCCGGGCCGCTCGGCCAGCTGACGCCGCACGTGCCGGCGGGTTACGGTTTTGCCGCCATCATTGTCGCCTTTGTCGGGCGTCTGCATCCCTTCGGCATGGTGCTGTCGGCCATCCTCATGAGCATGTTCTATATCGGCGGAGAATTGGCGCAGTCGCGCCTGGGGCTGCCCAAGTCCATCACCGGCGTGTTCCAGGGGCTGCTGCTGTTCACGCTGCTGGCCTGCGATACCTGGATCCACTACCGCCTGCAGTGGCTGCGCCCGCAGGCTGCCGCGAAAGGAGGGGCGTGA
- a CDS encoding ABC transporter ATP-binding protein has product MPAPRLQLTDITKRYPGVTANESVSLTVQPGEIHAVLGENGAGKSTLMKIIYGAVQADEGSIAIDGQPVRVETPQQARALGIAMVFQHFSLFDTLTVAENVWLGLDRSHSLAQVSAMIREKAATYGLPIDPDRAVHTLGVGERQRVEIIRALLTNPRLLILDEPTSVLTPQAVQGLFEVLRRLASEGCSILYISHKLHEIRSLCTACTVLRGGRVSGECNPQLESNASLSRMMIGAEPPALRKRPSTPGGQVLEVYGLSLPSSHQFGTELQGISFEVRAGEVVGIAGVSGNGQHELLAALDGEDRRAAPGMVRLHGQDVSQWGPRRRRAAGMHVVPEERLGRGAVPMLGLAHNLLLTRREAVAPGGWIRMGRLRAQAQGIIERFGVKAAGVDVPARALSGGNLQKYIVGREIDGGPQLLILSQPTWGMDVGAQAQIHAEILALRDAGCAVLVVSEELDELFALSDRLLVLARGRLSPSIPASEATVEQLGAWMSGLWDVSPLAAAMEVPA; this is encoded by the coding sequence ATGCCCGCACCCCGACTGCAGCTTACCGACATCACCAAGCGCTATCCCGGCGTCACTGCCAACGAGTCCGTCTCCCTCACGGTACAGCCGGGCGAAATCCATGCCGTACTCGGCGAAAACGGCGCTGGAAAATCCACGCTGATGAAGATCATCTACGGTGCCGTGCAGGCCGACGAAGGCAGCATCGCCATCGATGGTCAGCCGGTGCGTGTGGAAACGCCGCAACAGGCGCGCGCGCTGGGCATCGCCATGGTGTTTCAGCATTTCAGCCTGTTCGACACCCTTACCGTCGCCGAAAACGTCTGGCTCGGCCTGGACCGCAGCCACAGCCTGGCGCAGGTCAGCGCCATGATCCGCGAGAAGGCCGCGACCTACGGCCTGCCGATCGATCCCGATCGCGCCGTGCACACACTGGGCGTGGGCGAACGCCAGCGCGTCGAGATCATCCGTGCCTTGCTGACCAACCCGCGCCTGCTGATCCTGGACGAGCCCACCTCGGTGCTGACGCCGCAGGCAGTGCAGGGTCTGTTCGAGGTGCTGCGGCGGCTGGCGTCCGAAGGCTGCAGCATTCTCTACATCAGCCACAAGCTGCACGAAATCCGCTCCCTGTGCACGGCCTGCACGGTGCTGCGCGGCGGCCGTGTCAGCGGCGAATGCAATCCGCAGCTGGAGAGCAACGCCTCCCTCAGCCGCATGATGATCGGGGCCGAGCCGCCGGCGCTGCGCAAACGCCCCAGCACGCCGGGCGGGCAGGTGCTGGAGGTCTATGGCCTGAGCCTGCCGAGCAGCCACCAGTTCGGTACCGAGCTGCAGGGTATCTCCTTCGAAGTGCGTGCGGGTGAGGTGGTGGGCATTGCCGGCGTGTCGGGCAACGGCCAGCATGAACTGCTGGCGGCGCTCGATGGCGAGGACCGGCGTGCCGCTCCCGGCATGGTGCGCCTGCACGGACAGGACGTGAGCCAGTGGGGCCCGCGCCGTCGCCGCGCTGCCGGCATGCATGTGGTGCCGGAAGAGCGCCTCGGACGCGGCGCCGTGCCCATGCTCGGGTTGGCACACAACCTGCTGCTGACGCGGCGCGAGGCGGTGGCACCGGGCGGCTGGATCCGCATGGGCCGGCTGCGTGCGCAGGCACAGGGCATCATCGAGCGCTTCGGCGTCAAGGCGGCCGGCGTGGATGTGCCTGCGCGGGCATTGTCCGGCGGCAATCTGCAGAAATACATCGTGGGACGCGAGATCGACGGCGGGCCGCAGCTGCTGATCCTGTCGCAGCCGACCTGGGGCATGGACGTGGGCGCGCAGGCGCAGATCCATGCCGAGATCCTGGCCTTGCGCGACGCTGGCTGCGCGGTTCTGGTCGTGAGTGAGGAACTGGACGAATTGTTTGCATTGAGTGATCGCCTGCTGGTGCTGGCGCGCGGACGGCTGTCGCCGTCGATTCCGGCCAGCGAGGCCACGGTGGAGCAGCTGGGTGCCTGGATGAGCGGCCTGTGGGACGTGTCTCCGCTTGCCGCAGCGATGGAGGTGCCAGCATGA
- a CDS encoding hemerythrin domain-containing protein — protein sequence MATVPILEPGRTALAPTFEQPLHMLQACHERVLRMCTLLERLQAHAATHGADEQARQAARDILRYFDIAGPHHHEDEERHLFPRMLASGDARQVELADTLHQQHLAMAELWQKLRAELELLEGGDAAPLLGSAVAAPFLEAYRAHIACEEDDAYPRVFADVPEEQQRAWGEEMAQRRISQPRLA from the coding sequence GTGGCTACTGTCCCCATTCTTGAACCGGGCCGCACCGCGCTGGCCCCCACCTTCGAACAACCACTGCACATGCTGCAGGCCTGCCATGAGCGCGTTTTGCGCATGTGCACACTGCTGGAACGGCTGCAGGCCCACGCGGCAACCCATGGCGCCGACGAGCAGGCGCGCCAGGCTGCGCGCGACATCCTGCGCTACTTCGACATCGCCGGACCGCACCATCACGAAGACGAAGAGCGCCACCTGTTTCCGCGCATGCTGGCCAGCGGCGATGCCCGCCAGGTGGAGCTGGCCGACACCTTGCACCAGCAGCATCTGGCGATGGCGGAGCTGTGGCAGAAGCTGCGCGCGGAGCTGGAGCTGCTGGAAGGTGGCGATGCAGCCCCCTTGCTGGGCAGTGCCGTGGCAGCGCCCTTCCTCGAGGCCTACCGCGCGCACATTGCCTGCGAGGAAGACGATGCCTATCCGCGCGTGTTCGCCGATGTGCCCGAGGAGCAGCAGCGCGCCTGGGGTGAAGAGATGGCGCAGCGACGCATCAGCCAGCCCAGACTCGCCTGA
- a CDS encoding DNA-methyltransferase: protein MNKQEPSRKDVPMSLDQIVNGDCLELLRSLDDETVDLVVSSPPYNIGKEYEAKRELEHYLDDQRAVLRECHRVLKPTGSIFWQVGSFSHKGTLVPLDVKFFPILEDLGMLPRNRIVWVRQHGLHATKKFSGRHETILWFSKGEEFYFDLDAVRVPQKWQNKKSHRGDNKGELSCNPEGKNPGDVWVFQNVKHNHEEQTIHPAQFPEGLIARIVLATTPEGGVVLDPYMGTGTTAVVARDYGRHYIGAELDERYHGVALRRLNGEPDESGMFPNLKTLRAYVARTGKPIENYRFDVQIGKVASDGSKAKIYPEEYHAAELVDRLQYEADAFEAKINGREIPEAKDLNGKSAKPLREVIPPQPLPLFGE, encoded by the coding sequence ATGAATAAGCAGGAACCGTCGCGGAAGGATGTACCGATGTCACTAGACCAAATTGTCAATGGCGATTGCCTTGAGCTACTGCGCAGCTTGGATGATGAAACGGTTGATCTCGTAGTTTCGTCGCCGCCCTACAACATCGGTAAAGAGTACGAGGCAAAGCGAGAGCTTGAACACTACCTCGACGACCAGCGAGCGGTACTGCGGGAGTGCCACCGCGTGCTCAAGCCCACAGGTTCTATCTTCTGGCAGGTCGGTTCGTTCTCGCACAAAGGTACGCTCGTACCGCTGGACGTGAAATTCTTCCCTATTCTCGAAGACCTCGGCATGCTGCCGCGCAACCGTATCGTGTGGGTTCGTCAGCATGGCCTCCATGCCACAAAGAAGTTCTCCGGCCGACACGAAACCATCCTGTGGTTCTCCAAGGGGGAAGAATTTTATTTTGATCTTGACGCTGTGCGAGTGCCTCAAAAGTGGCAGAACAAGAAATCTCACCGAGGCGACAACAAAGGCGAATTGTCTTGCAATCCAGAGGGCAAGAATCCGGGCGACGTGTGGGTGTTCCAAAACGTGAAGCATAACCACGAGGAACAGACCATACATCCGGCCCAGTTTCCAGAGGGATTGATCGCTCGTATCGTCCTTGCGACAACGCCAGAGGGCGGAGTGGTGCTAGATCCTTACATGGGCACCGGAACCACAGCAGTAGTCGCTCGGGATTATGGCAGGCACTATATCGGAGCAGAGCTAGACGAGCGTTACCACGGTGTTGCCCTACGCAGGCTCAATGGCGAGCCGGATGAAAGCGGTATGTTCCCCAATCTCAAAACATTGCGAGCATATGTGGCGAGAACAGGAAAACCGATTGAAAATTATCGCTTTGACGTTCAAATTGGCAAGGTCGCGTCGGATGGAAGCAAGGCCAAAATTTACCCTGAGGAGTACCACGCGGCAGAGTTAGTAGATCGCTTGCAATACGAAGCTGATGCTTTTGAGGCGAAAATCAATGGACGCGAAATACCGGAGGCCAAAGACTTGAACGGCAAATCAGCAAAACCTCTTCGTGAAGTTATCCCGCCCCAGCCGCTCCCACTGTTTGGGGAGTAG